From the genome of Pirellulaceae bacterium, one region includes:
- a CDS encoding class I SAM-dependent methyltransferase: MSSLVRWIDRTFYSDYESKWDEKLLRDCMLKVLTPESRLLDLGAGRGALPQTNYKDHCAFVAGVDPDPAVLTNPHLHDAKVQEAPDYLIPYPDESFNVVVSNSVIEHIRDPNAFFAEVNRVLTPGGIFVAKTPNLFHYMPTVARFTPHWFHAFYNKLRGREEEDTFPTTYPCNGKGKVAKTAKASGFDVVKIDIIEGRPEYMRLTAATYFCGLAYERFVNLSPIFESFRIVMIFHVRKIGPPS, from the coding sequence ATGAGCTCGCTTGTCCGCTGGATCGATCGCACTTTTTATTCCGACTACGAGTCCAAGTGGGACGAGAAGTTATTACGCGACTGCATGCTCAAAGTGCTCACACCCGAGAGTCGACTTCTCGACTTGGGGGCGGGACGCGGCGCTCTTCCTCAAACCAACTACAAGGATCATTGTGCATTTGTTGCGGGTGTGGACCCCGACCCGGCCGTTTTGACCAATCCGCACCTGCACGACGCAAAGGTCCAGGAGGCTCCCGACTATCTGATCCCCTACCCGGACGAGTCTTTCAACGTAGTGGTCAGTAATTCGGTCATCGAGCATATCCGAGATCCAAATGCCTTTTTCGCAGAAGTGAATCGGGTTCTCACGCCGGGCGGTATCTTCGTCGCGAAAACACCCAACCTGTTTCATTACATGCCGACCGTAGCCCGATTTACCCCTCACTGGTTCCACGCGTTCTACAACAAACTGCGTGGCCGCGAAGAGGAAGATACTTTCCCGACAACCTATCCCTGCAATGGCAAAGGCAAGGTTGCAAAAACGGCAAAAGCCTCGGGATTCGATGTTGTAAAAATTGATATTATCGAGGGAAGGCCAGAGTACATGCGGCTGACCGCGGCAACCTATTTCTGTGGCCTTGCCTATGAACGTTTCGTCAATCTATCACCGATCTTCGAGTCGTTTCGCATTGTCATGATTTTTCACGTGCGGAAGATCGGACCACCGTCATAG
- a CDS encoding linear amide C-N hydrolase, whose translation MDPFSIRDRRRSKKLTSANRSYGHLYQEIQGVAPLHHAVFDSSGGSIVIEYTESGLTIHENTVNAIANNPTYDWQITNLRNYVGLRPINRDLVTVARQTLRPFGQGTGLFSLTW comes from the coding sequence TTGGATCCTTTCTCAATTCGCGACCGTCGAAGAAGTAAAAAACTCACTTCGGCAAATCGAAGTTATGGGCACTTATATCAAGAAATTCAGGGCGTCGCCCCCTTGCATCACGCCGTTTTCGATTCCTCAGGCGGGTCGATTGTCATTGAGTACACTGAATCGGGGCTTACCATCCATGAAAACACAGTCAATGCTATCGCTAACAACCCAACTTACGACTGGCAGATTACGAACCTGCGGAATTACGTGGGCCTGCGTCCCATCAATCGAGATTTGGTGACGGTCGCTCGTCAAACCCTCCGTCCCTTTGGCCAGGGAACAGGCCTATTTAGCCTAACCTGGTGA
- a CDS encoding linear amide C-N hydrolase, producing the protein MPSKTADDTVFKAFHILNSFDIPKGVVRESENPDLTDDTIWTSASDTRNAVYYYKTYLGQAVECVRVRAAVKGLKAPFTLSMDNSFLVRDRTSEVRK; encoded by the coding sequence TTGCCCAGCAAGACAGCCGACGACACGGTGTTCAAAGCTTTTCATATTTTAAACAGCTTCGACATTCCCAAGGGCGTCGTGCGTGAATCCGAAAATCCAGACCTTACCGACGACACTATTTGGACATCTGCGAGTGACACACGAAATGCGGTCTACTATTACAAAACGTACTTGGGACAAGCCGTCGAGTGCGTCCGAGTACGTGCGGCGGTAAAAGGGCTGAAAGCTCCGTTTACTTTGTCCATGGACAATTCGTTTCTCGTGCGGGACCGCACCTCCGAGGTGAGAAAGTAG
- a CDS encoding DUF1559 domain-containing protein: MFTPTSSGETQEFSSQVDSPFAPTTDKVRQQAFTLIELLVVIAIISILIMLLLPAVNSAREAARRVQCKNNIRQLALGVLNYESARRSLPPSAVVNVEATETGNNVSWGVHGRILPYLEEANLYRLVDLESAWDFQGAIDSLRIPSYQCPSDPGADRLRDPGKGKVRLFPTSYGFNFGTWFVYDPKTGKSGNGPFYPNSRLRLAKVRDGTSKTMMTAEVKAWQPYLRNGGPSSTEIPINAEEAAQIAASGAQFKSTGHTEWPDGRVHHTGFTATLTPNSFVRYDDGEKILDVDFNSWQEGKNGRNGSPSYAIVTSRSHHVGLVQVAMLDGAVRTVTDDVELDVWRAAATIRGREQVSFSD; the protein is encoded by the coding sequence ATGTTTACACCCACGAGTTCTGGGGAGACGCAAGAGTTCAGCAGCCAGGTTGATTCCCCATTCGCCCCGACAACCGATAAGGTACGTCAACAGGCATTCACACTCATTGAACTGCTCGTTGTGATTGCGATTATTAGCATTCTGATTATGTTGTTGCTCCCTGCGGTCAACTCTGCGAGAGAAGCCGCCAGAAGAGTTCAATGCAAAAACAATATTCGGCAACTCGCTTTGGGTGTCTTGAACTACGAGTCTGCCAGACGTTCGTTACCTCCCAGCGCCGTCGTGAACGTGGAAGCGACGGAAACGGGTAACAATGTTTCGTGGGGCGTCCATGGACGTATCTTGCCTTATTTGGAGGAAGCGAATCTCTACCGACTTGTTGACTTGGAGTCGGCCTGGGATTTCCAAGGGGCGATCGATTCGCTGCGGATTCCGAGTTATCAATGTCCGTCGGATCCGGGGGCAGATCGATTGCGAGATCCTGGCAAAGGCAAAGTCCGTCTTTTCCCAACGAGTTACGGCTTCAATTTCGGCACCTGGTTCGTCTACGACCCAAAAACTGGTAAAAGTGGCAATGGGCCGTTTTATCCCAACAGCCGCCTTCGCCTGGCGAAAGTGCGTGATGGTACGAGCAAAACGATGATGACGGCCGAAGTAAAGGCCTGGCAGCCATATTTACGAAACGGTGGACCTTCCTCGACAGAGATCCCAATAAATGCGGAAGAAGCGGCCCAGATCGCCGCAAGCGGTGCCCAATTCAAATCGACGGGACATACTGAATGGCCAGACGGTCGCGTTCACCACACGGGTTTCACCGCGACGCTGACCCCAAATTCATTCGTCCGTTATGACGACGGTGAAAAGATCCTCGATGTCGACTTCAACTCTTGGCAGGAAGGAAAAAACGGGCGAAACGGATCGCCCTCGTACGCCATTGTCACGTCACGGAGCCACCACGTTGGACTTGTTCAAGTTGCGATGCTCGACGGCGCCGTTCGGACAGTTACCGACGATGTTGAACTTGATGTATGGCGAGCAGCAGCCACAATCCGAGGTCGCGAGCAGGTAAGTTTTTCGGATTGA
- a CDS encoding amidohydrolase family protein: MKILLHVICLIASYSVVSATQAQVAIQGETIYTSSGAPILDGMIIIQKGKISTIGKAAEVNVPEGYPILTAKVVTPGLIDAHSTVGLSGILNYKHDQDQLEHSTPIQPELRAIDAYNAHEELIAWVRSFGVTTIHTGHAPGELISGQTFVAKTTGNTVDDAMLTESTAVAVTLTGNARKAGGKSPGTRGKMIAMLRAELIKAQEYAQQQSGRGEKEETPPRDLRREALAKVLSQELPLLVTAHKAQDINNALRLAKEFDLRLWLDGAAESYLLIEEIKAAGTPVIIHPTMVRPNGELENFSFETAAKLVDAGISVSMQAGYEAYVPKTRVVLFEAAMAAANGLSFQQALDSITIVPAKLLGIDKRVGSLEIGKDGDVSLFDGDPFEYDSHCVGVVIDGQIVSQTKR, translated from the coding sequence ATGAAAATACTGCTTCATGTAATCTGCCTGATAGCCTCGTATAGCGTAGTCAGTGCGACGCAAGCGCAGGTTGCAATTCAAGGTGAAACAATCTACACGTCATCCGGCGCACCCATCCTCGATGGAATGATCATCATTCAAAAGGGGAAAATATCAACAATCGGCAAAGCCGCTGAAGTCAATGTTCCGGAAGGCTACCCAATTCTTACCGCCAAAGTGGTCACGCCGGGACTAATCGACGCCCACAGTACCGTGGGATTATCGGGGATTCTCAATTACAAACATGATCAAGATCAATTGGAACATTCGACACCGATTCAACCGGAATTGCGAGCGATTGATGCCTACAATGCTCACGAAGAGCTGATCGCTTGGGTGAGAAGCTTCGGCGTCACCACCATCCATACCGGACACGCACCCGGTGAATTAATTTCGGGGCAAACGTTTGTGGCGAAGACGACTGGAAATACCGTGGATGATGCAATGTTGACGGAATCCACGGCGGTCGCGGTGACCTTGACAGGCAACGCCAGAAAAGCGGGTGGCAAATCGCCAGGCACGCGGGGCAAGATGATTGCCATGTTGCGAGCCGAACTGATTAAAGCACAGGAATATGCCCAACAACAAAGTGGTCGGGGAGAAAAAGAAGAAACACCTCCACGCGATTTGCGACGCGAGGCGTTGGCGAAAGTACTTTCGCAGGAATTGCCATTGTTGGTGACCGCCCACAAAGCGCAAGATATTAACAATGCATTGCGACTGGCCAAGGAATTTGATTTGCGTTTGTGGTTGGATGGAGCAGCGGAGTCCTATTTGCTCATTGAGGAAATCAAGGCAGCCGGCACGCCGGTGATTATTCATCCGACCATGGTGAGACCTAATGGAGAACTGGAAAATTTCAGTTTCGAAACAGCCGCCAAGCTTGTGGATGCGGGGATTTCCGTGTCCATGCAAGCTGGATACGAAGCCTACGTACCAAAAACTCGCGTGGTTTTGTTCGAGGCGGCGATGGCGGCGGCAAATGGGTTGTCGTTTCAACAAGCCTTGGATTCAATCACCATTGTCCCCGCAAAATTGCTTGGTATTGATAAGCGAGTTGGGTCACTCGAAATTGGTAAAGACGGGGATGTCTCGCTATTTGACGGCGACCCATTCGAATACGATTCCCACTGTGTTGGTGTTGTCATCGATGGACAGATTGTGAGTCAAACGAAGCGTTAA
- a CDS encoding amidohydrolase family protein: protein MKIFCFLGVLLIALSAESAEHPKAFLGARIIPIEGEPIECGTLLIDGDTILAVGPQDAVELPEETEQIDATGKVIMPGLICTHSHIGGPYAADGSGPIQPGVRVLDSLNVRDSGFKRALAGGLTSLNIMPGSGHLSSGQTVYVKLRFGGKGPTRIEDLLYRDEANRPLGGLKMANGTNSMRDAPFPGSRGKSAFLVREQYIKAREYHRKIIDAKEDPGEMPPRDLHLESLIEAMQGKRIVHHHTHRHDDIITVLRLSREFGFRVVLHHVSEGWKVADEIAAANVPCSMIMIDSPGGKLEARYLKFETGRILEEAGVRTAFHTDDPILDSRYFLRSAALAVRAGMSRKAALAGVTLAGAEMLDLQDRIGTLAPGKDADFMLLDGDPLSIYSKVQETWVEGVRVFDRSDPQDRLYAVGGYGAGHDQTPYFCCFDQANQGSGK from the coding sequence ATGAAGATATTTTGCTTTCTTGGCGTCTTGCTGATCGCTCTATCCGCCGAGAGCGCGGAGCACCCGAAAGCCTTTCTTGGTGCCCGGATCATTCCCATTGAAGGTGAGCCGATCGAATGCGGTACCCTTTTGATCGATGGCGACACAATCCTGGCTGTCGGCCCTCAAGACGCCGTAGAGTTGCCGGAGGAAACGGAACAAATCGATGCGACCGGCAAGGTGATTATGCCGGGTCTGATTTGCACACACAGCCATATCGGTGGCCCGTACGCTGCCGACGGTAGTGGCCCCATTCAACCCGGTGTTCGGGTGCTCGATTCGCTTAACGTGCGAGATTCAGGCTTTAAACGCGCCTTGGCAGGGGGGCTGACCAGTTTAAACATCATGCCAGGTTCCGGTCATCTGAGCAGTGGACAGACGGTTTACGTCAAGTTGCGGTTTGGGGGGAAGGGACCAACAAGAATCGAGGATCTTCTTTACCGAGATGAGGCGAATCGGCCGCTTGGCGGTCTCAAGATGGCCAATGGCACCAACTCGATGCGGGACGCTCCTTTTCCTGGGTCTCGCGGGAAGTCCGCATTCCTCGTACGGGAACAGTACATCAAAGCACGCGAATACCATCGGAAAATCATCGATGCTAAGGAGGATCCGGGGGAAATGCCTCCTCGTGATTTGCATCTAGAATCCTTGATTGAAGCAATGCAAGGCAAAAGAATCGTTCACCATCACACGCATCGCCATGATGACATTATCACCGTGCTCAGGCTCTCACGTGAATTTGGTTTTCGAGTTGTCCTGCATCACGTTAGCGAAGGCTGGAAAGTGGCGGATGAAATCGCAGCCGCTAACGTCCCCTGTTCGATGATCATGATTGATTCACCCGGAGGTAAGTTGGAGGCTCGGTATCTCAAATTTGAAACGGGAAGAATCTTGGAAGAGGCTGGGGTGCGAACGGCCTTCCACACAGATGATCCGATTTTGGACTCCCGATATTTTTTGCGAAGCGCAGCGCTGGCCGTGCGAGCGGGTATGTCACGAAAGGCAGCGTTGGCGGGGGTAACCCTTGCAGGTGCCGAAATGTTGGATCTACAGGACCGAATTGGCACGCTCGCACCCGGCAAAGATGCCGACTTCATGCTGTTGGATGGTGACCCCTTGAGCATCTATTCCAAAGTTCAGGAGACGTGGGTGGAGGGAGTTCGGGTTTTCGACCGATCGGATCCCCAAGACCGTCTCTATGCCGTGGGAGGATACGGTGCGGGACACGACCAAACTCCCTATTTCTGTTGCTTTGATCAGGCTAATCAAGGATCTGGGAAATGA